Within Staphylococcus sp. NRL 16/872, the genomic segment CAGAAAATTTATATACTTCACAGCCATCAATAAGTCGCGATATTAAACGATTAGAACTGGAATACGATGTAAAAATTTTCGAATTTAGACATTCTAAAATGTCTTTAACAAGCGATGGGGAGAAACTATTTCAATATGCTTTACAACGTGAGCGTTTAGAACAAACCTTAAGACACGATTTGAAAATGCAACCTGATACAATTTCGGGAGATGTGAGGGTAGGGAGTAGTTACACTTATGGCGAATATCGATTGTCACAACATCTTACTGATTTAGCCAAAAAATATCCTGAATTATACATTCATGTGTATTTAAATAATTCTGATACAGTATTACAACATATTAAGAATAACACTATCGATTTAGGTATAATCGAAAAAGAGGTTCAAAGTAATATTATACACAGTAGACGTATTGCTCAAGATGAAATAGTATTAATTCGTAAAAAATCATCATCTTCAAATAAATCAATATGCTTTATCAGAGAACGCGGATCAGGTACAAGAGTCTATCAAGAAAATGCGTTATCACAAATGACTTCATCCTCTTATTTAGTAGAAATTAATAACACAAATCTAATTAAAAATATGGTTCATGCTGATAAAGGCTTTTCTATTGTTTCTAAATCGACATTAACCCCTTATGATTTAGAAAAGCTAGAAGTAACAAACTTAGGCATCACACGCCATTTCTATTTAGTCATACATAAAAATAAGTATATTGATACGAAGCTTAATGAAGTTATCAACAATTTGATTTCATGAATTTTGATCTTTGTATTATTTATTCTAAATTTAATGCATGTTCTAATGACAATATATTTAAAAAAGGATAAACTCTCAATATATAACATTCATAATTTATCCTTTAAATTATTGGCAATTAGCGTCAAAAATATTAGAATGACGCATTGTAACTAATATCGTACATATCACTTTGCATTCCTCTACTAACCAGTGTTATAATCTACTTAACAAAGTTATTAAGCATAATGCACCAATCCCCTCACTATCGGAAGTAGTGAAGGGATTTTTAGGTGTGACTATAGTCGCCTATTTTTTCTTATCGTTGCGATTGCGTAGCCAATGCGCAAATAATGCGACGATACAACCATTCGCTGCTGTGGTCATGATGTGAACAAAGTTATCAAGCATAATTACACCTCCTCTCTACGTCTAGATTGACGCCTGAGAGATAGGCGACCTTTATATTGTATCATCCGTAATGGGTGAGTTACATATAACTTCTGATAAGTCATCTTATGTAGTGTTTTAAAACTGCTTGATTTCTTATATTACTATACTTACAGAATCCAAAAACTCTATCAATGAAAAAAGAGATCTCATATATGAGACCTCTTTTTAATATCAATAAAAATTGAATTTGGGTTTATAAAACTAATATACGTCAAAATTTTTATAAATATTTTGACTCTAATATTCTATGTTTGGTACTTGGTTTACATGTTTTTGGTAACGTTTGAGTGCACAAAAACCAATAGTACTAATAATTGTTACTATTAATAATTTTTTCACGTTTAACATTCCTTTTTTAGCATTGTATTGTAGTCTATTTATTGTTTTGATAGTAATTTAATTCTAAATCTTTTGATGTCTGTTGACGGATTTTTTTCATTAACGCAGTATCATTAATGAGTGATTTACCATAAGATGGAATCATTTTTTGTATTTTAGGTGTCCATTCAGATTCATATTCAGGGAAGTTTTTCTCAAGTACTTCTAAAGCTACAGATACTGAAGTTGATGCTCCTGGAGACTCTCCTAATAAAGCTATTACCGAATGATCTTCAGAATTAACAACTTCTGTACCAAACTGAATAAATCCTTTACCATATTCGGGAGTATCTTTAATCACTTGTACACGTTTGCCTGCAGTGTATAACTGCCAATCTTCATCACGTGCTTCTGGATAAAATGTACGTAAATGATTCATACAACCTTCTTTAGTCATTAATATTTGATCAAATGAATATTTGATTAAAGGTAGGTTTTTAGCAGCAGCAGATAACAATGTTGTAATATTATATGGTTTGACTGATTTAAATAAATCAAGATTAGAACCATTTTTTAAGAACTTAGGACCCACACTAGCGAATGGACCAAATAATAATGTACGTTCACCATCAATATATCGAGTATCCAAGTGAGGTACTGTCATAGGTGGTGTGCCAGGTGGTTCTTTACCGTAAACTTTGGCATCGTGTTGGGCTATAATGTCTGGGTTAGTACAAATTAAAAATTGTCCTGTAATAGGGAATCCGCCCAAATGTTTACTTTCTGGAATTCCGGTTTTTTGTAATAGTGGAATAGCACCACCACCAGCACCAATAAATACATAATCAGCAAGTTCAGTTTGAACATCACCGCTGTTACGTTGACGCACTTTAACTTCCCATTTACCATCTTTTCGATGGTTAAAGTCTATTACTTCATGATTATATTGGACATTGGCATTAGGATGTTGTTCAATATTTTTAGCCATTTTACGAGTAAGCTCTCCAAAGTTAACATCTGTACCTTCGTTAATCTTACTAGCAGCCATAATATCACTTGAGCTATGACCCTCCATCATTAATGGAACCCATTTTCTCATCTCTTCAATATCTTCTGTATATTCAATATTGTCGAACATTGGAAAATCCTTCATAGCATGATAACGATCCTTTAAGAATTGAACGTTATTTTTACCTCTAACAAAACTAATGTGAGGTAATGGTTGAATAAATTCTTTAGGGTTGGAAATACTATTATTTTTAACTAAATGACCCCAAAATTGTTTTGAAATCTCAAACTGTTCATTAATTTCTTTTGCCTTTTCTATATCAATTGATCCATCAGGTTGTTTCACTGTATAGTTCAATTCACATAAAGCAGCATGACCAGTTCCAGCATTATGACGCTCATTTGAGCTTTCGATACCAGGACGATCCAAACGTTCATATAGTTTTATATTCCAGCTTGGTTCTAACTCTTTAAGCATAGAACTAAAAGTTGTGCTTAAAACACCAGCACCAATAACAACAACTGTTTTTGACTCTTTTGTATTCATAATTGACTCCCTTCTTTTAAGTACAAATATTAGGGTAATACAAAACATACAGAAATTAAAATACTTATTTTTAATAAGAACTATTCTTTTATGGAATAGATACATATTCTGTAAGGTTCTGTTGCAAAGTTGAGCATAGAAAAGTATAGAAATTGTTTTATTTTTTCCTTTTTTTCTTTGAACTTAAAAGCAAATAATATGATCAATATTGAATTCGATATTGATCAAAAAATATTTCTTCAAATTCAAAAAATAAGACAAATGAATGAATTGCTTAGCTTACTTTTGAGTGATTTTATTTTTTGATATTAGTACTAAGAGTCTCGACGTCGACTGAATCCTATGAAATCAATAAAAAAAGAGTCTTCAGACAATTAAAAGTGGTCTTGTAATAATTGTAAAGAGTCTACAATAAAATATCATATTACACCCTTCAGTCCAATGCATAAGAATATTGGTTCTGTTGCAAAGTTGAAAAATAAATGTCTAATCTCAATTTTAAAATAATACTTTGTGTTAACTTGTTAGCATGATGCTAATTTCATGGCATGGCAAAAATCCGTAGATCTGAAGAGACCTCCGGTTCTTTTTATATAGACCGTAAATACATTCAATACCTTTTAAAGTATTCTTTGCCGTATTGATACTTTTATCTCTTGTCTTTCTTACTTTAATATGACGGTGATCTTGCTCAATGAGGTTATTCAGATATTTCGATGTACAATGACAGTCGGGATTCAGTTTAAACACTTTAATTACTTTAGCCATTGCTACCTTCATCGAAGGTGCCTGATCTGTAATCACCTTTTGAGGCTTACCAAATTGTTTAATGAGACGTTTGATAAACGCATATGCTGCATGATTATCTCGTTGCTTACGCAACCAAATATCTAATGTATGTCCCTCTGCATCAATGGCACGATATAAATAGCTCCATTTTCCTTTTATTTTGATGTATGTCTCATCAATACGCCACTTATAATAGGCTTTTTTATGCTTTTTTTCCAAATCTGATACAAAATTGGGCATATTCTTGAACCCAACGGTAAACCGTTGAATGATGAACGTTTACACCACGTTCCCTTAATATTTCAGATATATCACGATAACTCAATGCATATCTTAGTTAGTAGCCAACGGCTACAGTGATAACATCTTTACTGAATTGTTTATATCTGAAATAGTTCATACAGAAGACTCCTTTTTATTAAAATTATACTATAAATTCAACTTTGCAACAGAACCACTTAAACCCACACTCTGGACAAAATTTCACAATATAACACTCCCCTTATTTATTTGCCAACTTGAGTTTAGCACAACTTTATGATTTCACACTATAAAGAAATCATTTATTTTGACAAACGAAAAATTTAGATGATTAATTATTTGTAATATTCTTCTCTGAGCAGACTATACACATAACTATCTGAGAATACCCCTAATAAACACTCATCGCTTCTCAATACGCCTTCTTGTGTAAATCCCAATCTTATAGGTATAGCTCGACTTTTCTTATTTTTGGTAGACATTCGTATTTCAATACGATTAATATCATATTCTTCATATACATAACGAATTAAAGCTTTAGTGCATTTAGTCATAATACCTTTCTTTTGAAAGTCTTCAGCTAAATAATAACCAATCGAAGTTGTTTTATTAACTAAGTCTAAATAGTGCAATCCTATGACCCCCAATCAGTTCTTTATTACTCCATATTCCACAATGAAATCCATTACCATCGATAAATTGTTGCAACGCTGAATGGATAAAGTGTTTACTATCTTCCACCTTCTTTGTATGTTCGACAAAAGGTAGAAATTCTGCTAAGTAGTTACGATTGCTATCTACTAATTTAAATAACTGTTCTGCTTCTCGTTCTTCTAATATCTTTAATTTAATACCTTTATCTACTTGGTAACCAAAAATCATAACTATCCCGCCTATGTATTTAATTATTAATAAATCTCAAAGAAAAACCGCTACTAAAGTGGATATGGAAACCCGTCGCCACGAGTGAATTGTTGTAACGCCGACTGAATAAACTTCTTACTGTGTTCAACTTCAGTTGTGTATGCTACAAATGGCAAGAACTCCCCTAAATACTCACGATTCTCATCCACTAACTTAAATAACTGATTCGCTTCACGCTCTTCCAAAATTTTCAACTTCACATGTTCATTTACTTCGTAACCAAACATCATCCTATCCCCTCCAGTTAAAAATTTCAAATTATTCAGTAAATTACATATATAATAGCATACTTTATCGTTAAAATTGTAAATACTTAATATGAATATGTTTTTTACATCACCATTTTAAGCATAGTTAGGGTATTTCTTAATAAAAAGAGCGAACTTCCAAATAAGGGAGTTCACTCTTTATTTTCATAATAAATTCTTAGTTTTAGAATGCAGTT encodes:
- a CDS encoding LysR family transcriptional regulator, which encodes MDSLKVLTEVVKTQSFTKAAENLYTSQPSISRDIKRLELEYDVKIFEFRHSKMSLTSDGEKLFQYALQRERLEQTLRHDLKMQPDTISGDVRVGSSYTYGEYRLSQHLTDLAKKYPELYIHVYLNNSDTVLQHIKNNTIDLGIIEKEVQSNIIHSRRIAQDEIVLIRKKSSSSNKSICFIRERGSGTRVYQENALSQMTSSSYLVEINNTNLIKNMVHADKGFSIVSKSTLTPYDLEKLEVTNLGITRHFYLVIHKNKYIDTKLNEVINNLIS
- a CDS encoding type I toxin-antitoxin system Fst family toxin, translating into MLDNFVHIMTTAANGCIVALFAHWLRNRNDKKK
- a CDS encoding SE2200 family small protein codes for the protein MKKLLIVTIISTIGFCALKRYQKHVNQVPNIEY
- the lqo gene encoding L-lactate dehydrogenase (quinone), producing the protein MNTKESKTVVVIGAGVLSTTFSSMLKELEPSWNIKLYERLDRPGIESSNERHNAGTGHAALCELNYTVKQPDGSIDIEKAKEINEQFEISKQFWGHLVKNNSISNPKEFIQPLPHISFVRGKNNVQFLKDRYHAMKDFPMFDNIEYTEDIEEMRKWVPLMMEGHSSSDIMAASKINEGTDVNFGELTRKMAKNIEQHPNANVQYNHEVIDFNHRKDGKWEVKVRQRNSGDVQTELADYVFIGAGGGAIPLLQKTGIPESKHLGGFPITGQFLICTNPDIIAQHDAKVYGKEPPGTPPMTVPHLDTRYIDGERTLLFGPFASVGPKFLKNGSNLDLFKSVKPYNITTLLSAAAKNLPLIKYSFDQILMTKEGCMNHLRTFYPEARDEDWQLYTAGKRVQVIKDTPEYGKGFIQFGTEVVNSEDHSVIALLGESPGASTSVSVALEVLEKNFPEYESEWTPKIQKMIPSYGKSLINDTALMKKIRQQTSKDLELNYYQNNK